From a single Maritimibacter sp. DP1N21-5 genomic region:
- the ftsH gene encoding ATP-dependent zinc metalloprotease FtsH, translated as MGNARNFAFWIVLFLLILALFNLFSNGPTAMNSTAVSYSDFITSVENGEVTSATLDGEKVRYVGEGGTVYSTIVPGDANITDKLVAEGVAVKAEPQEQSSIMGLLSLLLPVIILIGFWFFMMNRMQGGGRGGAMGFGKSRAKLLTEREGRVTFDDVAGIDEAKEELQEIVEFLRNPQKFSRLGGQIPKGALLVGPPGTGKTLLARSVAGEAGVPFFTISGSDFVEMFVGVGASRVRDMFEQAKKNAPCIVFIDEIDAVGRHRGAGYGGGNDEREQTLNQLLVEMDGFESNEGVIIIAATNRKDVLDPALLRPGRFDRQVTVPNPDIKGREKILGVHARKVPLGPDVDLRIIARGTPGFSGADLANLVNEAALTAARVGRRFVIMEDFENAKDKVMMGAERRSMVLTDEQKEHTAYHEAGHAVVGLALPKCDPVYKATIIPRGGALGMVVSLPEIDRLNWHKEQCKQQLAMTMAGKAAEIMKWGEDEVSNGPAGDIMQASQLARAMVMRWGMSDKVGNIDYAEAAEGYQGNTGGFSVSAHTKELIEEEVRGFVQEGYDRAYQILTEQKEQWERLAQGLLEYETLTGEEIKRVMRGEPPHLSDDDEGSAGEKAEDKPSVIAIPKTKPRKKPKGGMEPEPTA; from the coding sequence TTGGGTAACGCGCGAAACTTCGCCTTCTGGATCGTGCTCTTTCTGCTGATCCTCGCCCTGTTCAACCTGTTTTCGAATGGCCCGACCGCGATGAACTCCACCGCCGTCAGCTATTCCGACTTCATCACGTCGGTTGAAAACGGCGAAGTGACGAGCGCGACGCTCGACGGGGAAAAGGTCCGCTACGTCGGCGAAGGCGGGACCGTCTATTCCACCATCGTGCCGGGCGACGCGAACATCACCGACAAGCTGGTGGCCGAAGGCGTTGCCGTGAAGGCCGAACCACAGGAGCAATCGAGCATCATGGGCCTTCTTTCGCTTCTTCTCCCCGTCATCATCCTGATCGGTTTCTGGTTCTTCATGATGAACCGGATGCAGGGCGGCGGTCGTGGCGGGGCCATGGGCTTCGGCAAATCGCGCGCGAAGCTCCTGACCGAACGTGAAGGCCGCGTGACCTTCGACGACGTGGCCGGCATCGACGAGGCCAAGGAAGAGCTTCAGGAAATCGTCGAATTCCTGCGCAACCCGCAGAAGTTCTCGCGGCTCGGCGGCCAGATCCCGAAAGGCGCGCTGCTCGTCGGCCCGCCCGGCACGGGTAAGACGCTGCTCGCACGGTCGGTGGCCGGTGAGGCGGGCGTGCCTTTCTTTACCATCTCTGGCTCGGACTTCGTCGAGATGTTCGTCGGCGTCGGCGCCTCGCGGGTGCGCGACATGTTCGAACAGGCGAAGAAAAACGCGCCCTGCATCGTGTTCATCGACGAGATCGACGCCGTCGGGCGTCATCGTGGCGCGGGCTACGGCGGCGGCAACGACGAACGCGAACAGACGCTGAACCAGCTTCTGGTCGAGATGGACGGTTTCGAGTCGAACGAGGGTGTCATCATCATCGCCGCGACCAACCGGAAAGATGTACTGGACCCCGCGCTTCTGCGTCCCGGCCGCTTTGACCGTCAGGTCACGGTGCCGAATCCGGACATCAAGGGCCGCGAGAAGATCCTCGGCGTCCATGCCCGCAAGGTGCCGCTGGGCCCCGATGTGGACCTGCGCATCATCGCGCGCGGCACACCCGGTTTCTCGGGGGCGGACCTCGCCAACCTCGTGAACGAAGCCGCGCTCACCGCGGCGCGGGTCGGTCGGAGGTTTGTCATCATGGAAGACTTCGAGAACGCCAAGGACAAGGTCATGATGGGCGCCGAACGCCGCTCCATGGTCCTGACCGACGAGCAGAAAGAGCACACCGCCTATCACGAGGCCGGTCACGCGGTGGTGGGCCTCGCGCTCCCGAAATGCGACCCGGTCTACAAGGCGACGATCATTCCGCGGGGCGGTGCCCTCGGCATGGTGGTGTCGCTGCCTGAAATCGACCGGCTGAACTGGCACAAGGAACAATGCAAGCAGCAGCTCGCAATGACCATGGCCGGCAAAGCCGCGGAAATCATGAAGTGGGGCGAGGACGAAGTGTCCAATGGTCCCGCCGGCGACATCATGCAGGCAAGCCAGCTCGCCCGTGCCATGGTGATGCGCTGGGGCATGTCGGACAAGGTCGGCAACATCGACTATGCCGAAGCCGCCGAAGGCTACCAGGGCAACACCGGGGGCTTCTCTGTTTCGGCCCATACCAAGGAGCTGATCGAGGAAGAGGTGCGCGGCTTCGTGCAGGAAGGCTATGACCGCGCTTACCAGATCCTCACCGAACAGAAAGAGCAATGGGAGCGTCTGGCGCAAGGGCTGCTGGAATACGAGACGCTCACCGGCGAAGAGATCAAGCGCGTGATGCGGGGCGAGCCGCCGCATCTGTCGGACGATGACGAAGGCAGCGCGGGCGAGAAGGCTGAGGACAAGCCCTCGGTCATCGCGATCCCCAAGACCAAGCCGCGCAAGAAGCCCAAGGGCGGCATGGAGCCGGAACCGACGGCGTAA
- the tilS gene encoding tRNA lysidine(34) synthetase TilS yields the protein MSVEAAFDRALRAAREHNDFNGLVVAVSGGGDSMALLSLAAGWGREARLPVLALTVDHGLRPASADEARQVAGICAGLGVDHRTLRWTGWDGAGNLQAKARDARYRLVAQEAAAALDRPAVLVGHTKDDLAETFLMRLARGSGVDGLAAMRGEWREAGILWLRPLIEVTRGDLRDYLRGQGADWIEDPSNDDEGFTRVRMRRAMALLDEVGLDTDRLAGTARTMARVRSALDHYTLAAGRDIARTEAGDVLFDAAALSAVPDEIRLRLLAGALVWVTSAAYRPRFEALCDLDDKIASRGRMTLGGALFTLKRGELRVTREPKAVEGLRAVPGALWDNRWRVSPPPGFEAKSLSVERLGEAGLRDCPNWRETGLPRDSLLSGPAVWDRAMGDARLVAAPRAGLENGWSASLHPYGGDFLSSLLSH from the coding sequence TGGGGCCGGGAGGCCCGCTTGCCGGTTCTGGCCCTTACGGTCGACCATGGTCTTCGGCCCGCGTCGGCGGACGAGGCGCGCCAAGTCGCGGGCATCTGTGCGGGTCTGGGTGTCGACCACCGGACCCTGAGATGGACTGGGTGGGACGGCGCAGGCAACCTTCAGGCCAAAGCGCGCGACGCTCGCTACCGGCTCGTGGCGCAGGAGGCCGCCGCCGCGCTGGACCGGCCTGCGGTACTCGTCGGACATACGAAGGACGATCTGGCCGAGACCTTCCTCATGCGGCTGGCACGGGGGTCCGGGGTGGACGGGCTCGCGGCGATGCGGGGCGAGTGGCGCGAGGCGGGTATCCTCTGGCTGCGTCCGCTGATCGAGGTGACGCGCGGCGATCTGCGGGACTACCTCAGGGGGCAGGGGGCCGACTGGATCGAGGACCCCAGCAACGACGACGAGGGCTTCACCCGCGTGCGCATGCGCCGCGCGATGGCACTACTGGATGAGGTCGGGCTCGACACCGACAGGCTGGCCGGCACCGCGCGCACCATGGCGCGAGTGCGGAGCGCACTCGATCACTACACCCTCGCCGCTGGCCGCGACATCGCCCGCACCGAGGCGGGCGACGTGCTGTTCGACGCTGCGGCCTTGTCCGCGGTCCCGGACGAAATCCGGCTTCGGCTTCTCGCCGGGGCGTTGGTCTGGGTCACATCTGCGGCATATCGTCCGCGGTTCGAGGCGCTCTGCGACCTGGACGACAAGATCGCGTCACGCGGACGTATGACGCTCGGCGGTGCTCTCTTCACACTGAAGCGTGGTGAGCTGCGTGTGACGCGAGAGCCAAAGGCCGTCGAGGGCTTACGTGCCGTCCCCGGTGCCCTGTGGGACAATCGCTGGCGGGTGTCGCCGCCGCCGGGCTTCGAGGCCAAATCCCTGTCAGTAGAGCGGCTTGGCGAAGCCGGGCTTCGCGACTGCCCGAACTGGCGCGAAACGGGACTGCCACGCGACAGCCTTCTGTCCGGACCCGCCGTCTGGGACCGCGCGATGGGCGACGCCCGGCTGGTCGCCGCCCCCCGCGCAGGCTTGGAGAACGGCTGGTCGGCAAGCCTCCACCCATACGGGGGCGATTTCCTTTCGTCGCTTTTATCTCATTGA